Proteins from one Limanda limanda chromosome 9, fLimLim1.1, whole genome shotgun sequence genomic window:
- the LOC133010060 gene encoding serine/arginine-rich splicing factor 11-like isoform X1, which yields MNSSTHVVQVTNVSPSTTSEQMRTLFGFLGNIEELKLFPPDDSPLPVTSRVCFVKFLESESVGVSQHLTNTVFVDRALIVVPFAEGVIPDESKAMSLLAPANAVAGMMPGGGLLPTPNPLASMGGTPFGGLGAPSMEQMAAMGMQGANMNPQALSADFLKLMQSMDPKLNSLAAGLNLNSGMKNDASNKEIEEAMKRVREAQSLISAAIEPGNKKDDKRKHSRSRSRSRRRRTRSRSRHRRSKSRSRRRSHSRSRRRTKSPRRRRSHSRERNRRSRSRDRRKEEKSKKRSKTPPKSYSSARRSRSISRRHRRSRSATRSPKRKVSRSPSPRRHKKEKKKDKEREKERDRDRKEDRDRIRDERERSTSKKKKSKDKERERDRERKSESEKGDVKVTRDYDEEEQGYDSGKEVEDDDDERKSDSDSASSPKGQEEVESSEGQIPKKSKQNGDDHHQEDMEMSD from the exons ATGAACTCCAGCACCCACGTCGTCCAGGTGACCAATGTGTCCCCGAGCACGACGTCCGAGCAGATGAGGACTCTGTTCGGCTTCCTCGGGAACATAGAGGAGCTCAAACTGTTTCCTCCCGA TGACTCTCCCTTGCCTGTGACTTCACGTGTCTGTTTTGTAAAGTTCCTTGAGTCTGAATCGGTGGGAGTCTCTCAACACCTGACGAACACCGTCTTCGTGGACCGAGCCTTGATCGTGGTCCCCTTCGCAGAAG gagtCATTCCTGATGAATCTAAAGCTATGTCTCTGCTGGCTCCAGCCAATGCCGTGGCAGGAATGATGCCTGGTGGAGGCCTTCTCCCAACACCCAATCCTCTGGCATCA ATGGGCGGGACACCATTTGGAGGTCTGGGAGCTCCCAGCATGGAGCAAATGGCTGCCATGGGAATGCAGGGAGCAAACATGAACCCCCAG GCTCTTTCTGCAGATTTTCTGAAGCTCATGCAGTCCATGGACCCCAA ATTGAATTCATTAGCAGCCGGACTGAACTTGAACTCGGGGATGAAGAATGACGCCTCCAACAAGGAGATTGAAGAGGCTATGAAGAGAGTCCgagaagctcagtctctcatcTCTGCAGCCATCGAACCTGGAA ATAAGAAAGATGACAAGCGTAAACATTCCCGCTCCCGTTCACGCTCTCGGCGCAGGCGGACCAGATCTCGCTCAAGACACAG ACGTTCGAAGAGCAGGTCTCGGCGAAGGTCCCATTCTCGTAGTAGGAGGAGGACCAAGAGCCCCCGAAGGAGGAGGTCCCACTCCCGGGAGAGGAACCGCCGCAGCAGGTCCAG GgacaggagaaaggaggagaagtcTAAGAAAAGGTCCAAAACGCCTCCTAAGAGCTACAGCAGCGCCAGGAGATCTCGAAGCATCAGCCG GAGACATAGGCGAAGCCGCAGTGCGACTCGCTCGCCCAAGAGGAAGGTGTCCCGGTCTCCGTCCCCCAGACG CCataagaaagagaagaagaaggacaagGAGCGCGAGAAGGAGcgggacagagacaggaaagagGACAGGGACCGCATAAGAGACGAAAGGGAACGTTCCACcagtaaaaagaagaagagcaaaGACAAGGAACGAGAACGAGACCGAGAACGCAAGTCAGAGAGCGAGAAAGGAGACGTCAAG GTGACCCGGGATTATGACGAGGAGGAACAAGGTTACGACAGCGGAAAGGAAGTTGAGGATGATGACGACGAGAGGAAGAGCGACTCCGACTCGGCCTCATCTCCCAAAGGccaagaggaggtggagagttCCGAGGGTCAAATTCCCAAAAAGTCCAAACAGAACGGAGACGATCACCATCAGGAAGACATGGAGATGAGtgattaa
- the LOC133010060 gene encoding serine/arginine-rich splicing factor 11-like isoform X2 — protein sequence MSLLAPANAVAGMMPGGGLLPTPNPLASMGGTPFGGLGAPSMEQMAAMGMQGANMNPQALSADFLKLMQSMDPKLNSLAAGLNLNSGMKNDASNKEIEEAMKRVREAQSLISAAIEPGNKKDDKRKHSRSRSRSRRRRTRSRSRHRRSKSRSRRRSHSRSRRRTKSPRRRRSHSRERNRRSRSRDRRKEEKSKKRSKTPPKSYSSARRSRSISRRHRRSRSATRSPKRKVSRSPSPRRHKKEKKKDKEREKERDRDRKEDRDRIRDERERSTSKKKKSKDKERERDRERKSESEKGDVKVTRDYDEEEQGYDSGKEVEDDDDERKSDSDSASSPKGQEEVESSEGQIPKKSKQNGDDHHQEDMEMSD from the exons ATGTCTCTGCTGGCTCCAGCCAATGCCGTGGCAGGAATGATGCCTGGTGGAGGCCTTCTCCCAACACCCAATCCTCTGGCATCA ATGGGCGGGACACCATTTGGAGGTCTGGGAGCTCCCAGCATGGAGCAAATGGCTGCCATGGGAATGCAGGGAGCAAACATGAACCCCCAG GCTCTTTCTGCAGATTTTCTGAAGCTCATGCAGTCCATGGACCCCAA ATTGAATTCATTAGCAGCCGGACTGAACTTGAACTCGGGGATGAAGAATGACGCCTCCAACAAGGAGATTGAAGAGGCTATGAAGAGAGTCCgagaagctcagtctctcatcTCTGCAGCCATCGAACCTGGAA ATAAGAAAGATGACAAGCGTAAACATTCCCGCTCCCGTTCACGCTCTCGGCGCAGGCGGACCAGATCTCGCTCAAGACACAG ACGTTCGAAGAGCAGGTCTCGGCGAAGGTCCCATTCTCGTAGTAGGAGGAGGACCAAGAGCCCCCGAAGGAGGAGGTCCCACTCCCGGGAGAGGAACCGCCGCAGCAGGTCCAG GgacaggagaaaggaggagaagtcTAAGAAAAGGTCCAAAACGCCTCCTAAGAGCTACAGCAGCGCCAGGAGATCTCGAAGCATCAGCCG GAGACATAGGCGAAGCCGCAGTGCGACTCGCTCGCCCAAGAGGAAGGTGTCCCGGTCTCCGTCCCCCAGACG CCataagaaagagaagaagaaggacaagGAGCGCGAGAAGGAGcgggacagagacaggaaagagGACAGGGACCGCATAAGAGACGAAAGGGAACGTTCCACcagtaaaaagaagaagagcaaaGACAAGGAACGAGAACGAGACCGAGAACGCAAGTCAGAGAGCGAGAAAGGAGACGTCAAG GTGACCCGGGATTATGACGAGGAGGAACAAGGTTACGACAGCGGAAAGGAAGTTGAGGATGATGACGACGAGAGGAAGAGCGACTCCGACTCGGCCTCATCTCCCAAAGGccaagaggaggtggagagttCCGAGGGTCAAATTCCCAAAAAGTCCAAACAGAACGGAGACGATCACCATCAGGAAGACATGGAGATGAGtgattaa